Genomic segment of Chrysiogenes arsenatis DSM 11915:
GGCCACAATACCGCTGACGGTAATGGTGCTCTTTGATGTGCTGCTGCCACCGCAACCGGTGAGGAGCAGGAAAAACAGGATAAGACAAAGGGCAAAAATGTTTGTTCGTCGCATACTAAAAAACCTCCTTCTTAAGTTTCGCACCCCTGAAATAGTAAACTGGTGACGCAATCGCGCAACCGTTGCTGGAATGCTTCGATTTCCTTGATCAAAATAGCAGTACTTGACTTCAGCTTCTCGTCGCAGAGTTCGCAAAGCTGTTTTATGTACTGGTCAAGATTGAACAGGGTGTTGAGTGTTTGCAGTTCGCATTCGGTTTTCTCGAACAAGGTTCCCTTATAGCGGTAATCTTCGTTTTGGCGCTGCATGATGGTAAAAACGATACTCCTGATCATGCTGATGGTTATAAAGCAAATGTATGACTCGAAGTTGCGGCACTGATTTTTACCAAAGTCCCATGTGTGCTTGAGTTCCTTAAAAAGCGTTTCGATAGACCAGCGGTTGGCGTATGCAGCAATAACTTCCTCTTCGCTTTGATGGATCAGTGTACTGAGCAAAATAATGGGTTTGTAGTGATTGTGCTTGTCCACTGGCCGGCAAAATACAAGTTTTACTGGGGTACTTGCCCGTAGAGGACGATATGCCCTTTTCAGCATTTCAAACACCTTGCGTACAAATGGCTTGGATACTCGTTTTGTGTGAAATCTAGTATGCCAAATCTAAGGAGGTTTTCCTTGGTTAAGGATCAATTATTAAAGAGCTTGTGATGAAATTCAAGGGTGCGAAAGTTGAGTTAGAACCTCCATGGTAAGATATAAGAGTAAAATCCGGCCAGAATGGCGCTGAACGCTGCTGGCCAAACCGGCACGATGGATACGGCCTCGGGGAGCCCAAGATCGCCTATGTTGAAGGAACCAAAAATTTTTAACTATTGTTGACAAAGCAATTCTGAATATACAAAGATGATTCGTTCATGTAATCACCCAGTTGGGTGATTTTTCAAACTATTTTGACCGCTGTTTCATTCGCGGTCTGGCGGATCAAAACGAGGATGTGTTTGCGCAAATCGTGCGCCAAAAGCTTAGGTAAGCAAACGATGATGCAGGGGATTCATGACTGGAGGGTGCCGCCAGAAACGGGGCGGTGCGGCGTGACCATTTTCGGGGAGGAATTCTATGGATCTGAGGTGGGCTGAAATATGACGAATTCAAAATCTTCCGGCCGGTTGTCGAGTCAGGACTTCAATGACATCGTGGCATTCAATCACCACATATTAAACTGCCGTCAGCGTTCGGAATTAAAAGCGCTGTTGCACGATCGCATATTGCCGCTGTTGCGATCCCAGGCCTGCATATATTTCTTCACCGAGCCTGATTTAAGCCGGTTCGCGATTTATGACACAGTCAATATTCCCGAGGAAACATTATCCCTTCTCCCCCACATGTTCTCCAGAGACCCGTTGGCTCCCATGTTTTTAAGTGGCCATCGTTCAGTCATAGCTTACGACGTCGATCTTGATCGGGGTCTGGTTAACAAAAATCGGAACCAATTCTTTATCGACAACCCCCAATTCGAGCCTCTGCGCTCTATTTACGTCGACTCCGTCAGTACCGGCATGGTCGCCTTGAATTTGCCGAATGCCAATGTCGGCTTGGCAGTTCACCGCTGGTACAATGATGACTGCCAATTTACCCTTCGGGAAGTCCGCATTCTGGAGTTGCTATGGCCATCCATTATGCAAACCATTCGCTCCATTTTGCTCAGTGAAGAATTGAATCGGTATCGGTCTTTCACCGATTGTTTGGCGGATATTTCATCACCAATCGTGCTGATCGATAGTCAGGGAAAACTGCTTTACCATAACAAGGCCTACGGGGAGATATTTCCACAGAGCTCCTTGACTTCATGCTTGC
This window contains:
- a CDS encoding transposase — its product is MLKRAYRPLRASTPVKLVFCRPVDKHNHYKPIILLSTLIHQSEEEVIAAYANRWSIETLFKELKHTWDFGKNQCRNFESYICFITISMIRSIVFTIMQRQNEDYRYKGTLFEKTECELQTLNTLFNLDQYIKQLCELCDEKLKSSTAILIKEIEAFQQRLRDCVTSLLFQGCET
- a CDS encoding LuxR C-terminal-related transcriptional regulator; translation: MTNSKSSGRLSSQDFNDIVAFNHHILNCRQRSELKALLHDRILPLLRSQACIYFFTEPDLSRFAIYDTVNIPEETLSLLPHMFSRDPLAPMFLSGHRSVIAYDVDLDRGLVNKNRNQFFIDNPQFEPLRSIYVDSVSTGMVALNLPNANVGLAVHRWYNDDCQFTLREVRILELLWPSIMQTIRSILLSEELNRYRSFTDCLADISSPIVLIDSQGKLLYHNKAYGEIFPQSSLTSCLPQDLMGPTLRIMNNFRFDTDIIEPAETSFFNFGNRAYRISVARVDVGSGHELCYLLRLDPVVDAYVNFIWHLQSKDLSPREIEVCQFMKDGMTPREAAARLFVSYNTIRTHLKKIYLKLDVNTQAQLSIYLNKTP